Within Topomyia yanbarensis strain Yona2022 chromosome 2, ASM3024719v1, whole genome shotgun sequence, the genomic segment AGCTTTTCTTGGTCGAATATTTCGATAATCGTATTTAAATCCACCTCCATGAAATTTTCGTGCTGTATTACTTGTTTTGTATTTAATCGTATATAATTCAAACAATTATAGGTGATATTTGAGTGTCTATAAAACTTTGCGAATTCGTAAATGCGACAAACATTCGCGGGATTTATAGCCGACTGTAGATATGCCAGGCAGTGATCTGTAACAATTGGCAGCATGTATTTTTCCGCTGCATAGTATAATTTGATGGCTTCGTCCACCGATCCAGCGCTGACCTCGTCGGTGTAAATGTACCTGCAGAAGGAAAGGAAGTTAGCTCCGGCATTTCCTACAACCAAAATGAGTACTGTGTCTATGATGGATACCTTAATGTTCGACACCTGTTTTTAGGATTGATAGTTTTAGCTATTCCAGTATCGGATGGAAATTTTATGGATTTTCGACTGGAAACAACTTTTTGCAGTCCTTGTTGGATTAAAAAGactgatttatttttaaatccCGACGTTTCGACGACTTGTTTGCGCATTCTTCAGAGGAGAAAAAACGATAAGAATAAGGAACGATAATTAGTGTTACCTTCCCTAAAGAAGGTGCAAACAAAGCGTCGAAACgttggaattaaaaaaaataggtcGATTTAATCTACTAAGGACTGTAAAAAGTCGTTGAAAGTTCGAGATATTccaaaacctttacaacaatgGTATCAGTTACATTTGGGTTATTTAAAAATGAGCTAAAACTATTTCAGGACGATTGGCAGATTTTTATTTTAGTAAAGCGAGAAAGGCAGGGACACATAATTGCTTTATCCATTAAAAGGAACATGACAAAAAATTGTTGCAATGTGATCAGTTTTACTAATCCAAAACTGGAGTTAGTAAACACTATTGATTAGTGAAAGCGACTTGCGTAAATAGTGGTTAAGGATATTTGACCGTTTACAGTAAGACAGAGAAAAATATCCTATACCAGATGAATTGACAGAACAAGGTACAGTTCGTCTCTACAACCGCTTATCCCTCAATACATAATACATTTACACTGTTGCTAGCTGACCAAATCATTTCGAAATTTCAGATTCAAACCCAAGGGGGGTGTCCACCATAGACAAATTGACCCTACACCCTTATCCTTGTTTACGACGAAAGCAATTCCAACGAATATAAAATTTCGGTTTTACACCCGCAAATAAGCATACCAACCAAGTCCGAACGAATTTCGGcgttcgtcgtaaacaagagcAAGATTGGCGCGGTGGCGGTTAGTTGTACTAACTTTAGCAACAGTTCGAAAATCCCCGGTTCAACGTCGGGAACGTGAATGGTTTCAACGTTGTCGGCCAGCTCGCCACGCAGCATCGCCTGGAAGACGGGTGATGATATGCACAGTATGAGCTTATGGGCACCAATCAGTTTGCAGTTTGATTCCGGACCGACCAGAAAGTGGCAGTCCGTCCAGGTTTCAGTTTTCAGCAGATGCTGCAGCCGAGCTTTGACGTTTCCGCTAACTTTCCATTCCTGGGGCTGCTGATCCATCTTCGGCGTTGAAAGTTTGTTGAGTGAATTTTTCATTGAGTACTATTCCGCTTTTCAAAACTTCCTATTCTGCTACAAGGGTGACTAAGTTATCTATATAGAAAAGGTTAAGCACAAAAAATAATactttaaaaatttagaaacaCATCGTCCTACAATTTTTTTGAGAGTTAGTCTATTTAGTCAATTCATATTCAATAATGCAACAGTTGAACAATATCAACTACCACCCGGTTACACAATATCTCTGAAATCAGTGGTCCAGTTAGTGCTCTAATTCGGCCAAATAAGAAAACTGTAACCGCGCAAAGCAACAGATTTATGTGAAACTATACCGTAGCGGTTGATGTTAAGTATTGACGCGCCCGTTCATCTGTTCGTGGGTACAATAGCAGTGACAAAGATGTCGCACTAAAAAGAAGCGATTTGACATTTGAAAGAATTTCTTCTGAGATATTTTTAACGGTGTTCGAGTATACGAGAAACCGACAAGCCCGACCAACAATTTGCTACAGCTCCTACTACCTAGGGTATGAATTATTGTACGTGAAATTTAATTAGATGTATTATCTTGAGTTGCGTGGGTCGGTTGCGTCATCTCGTTTGAGCTTCATCTATGTGATAGTCATGTGCTCTTCCTGGGACATTATTGCCCAGAGGTAGCGTAGGGAGTCGGACAACAAAAAGGTATGCATCTTCGTTCGAATCTTGTCGGTGGGCAATTTAAATCATTGCCCAGAACTTTTGTGCTTGcttcccgagacatcactcggacaCCTAGGAAGATGATCAGGTATTCACACAAAACGTGGGATTTTTGGTTATGGACGAATTTCGCGTCAACTCgaaacaaatgttggcagcaccctctcagtttttaattaaactttctgtacatgtcacaaaaagccactttgcatactttgtttttccaaaaataatctgggctgtcttttgaaaagggtcaaacttcctttaccaattttttttcaaatggctatagtctaaaaatataattaaaaatattggagaagtgattttcacaaaattggtcaaattttcgaataaaaatattgaaaaatatttgcatcgattcctacactgaaaaaaatcgatcttaaaaattttaagtcgattcacaaaaaaacccaaatttgatttggatgaaattctgTTCCAAGATAGGCAATTCTGTTTCCTACCTACTGtcgaaaattcaagttgggtactttcaaagaaaaaaaaatatttgaaaaaaacttttccttgttcaaactgattttttttcagtgtatttttatcggaaGCTAAACCAATAAATGTCATAGTCATCTCAGAATTCTATTTCCCAATTGCTAGTTgcttgatacatgcaaaaagtatcagtaatgaATTTGGTATTCGTTTGGCATATTACTCTGGTTACCTGTACCTAACCTGCATCAATACTCATTTTACCCAATAACGCTACTATAAAACTAACGCCTTAAATCAGTCCAGTAACAACAGTTGTGAAGAGCAGTTCTACTAAAATTATCATTATGAATCAATTGTATAAATCAAAGTGAAACAGTATCGAGGGCTGTGCAAAGATAAACAATCGGAAGTGTAATCGTAATAATTTACAtacagaagtcgccatcttggatttcaacatggtGTCAGACATAAATTTcgggcacctactcgtcaagaccatttcgaaaatacccagtcACTCTAGATTCTAGACTGggaactctggactctgcattcttcacgtTGGATTCTGGACATCGGGTTCTGGCCTCGATATTCTGTGctatggattctggactctgaactatggtctctggggtcttgattctggactctgtAATCCGAACTCTAAAGTCTGGAATCTGCACTCGGGAATATGACCTCTTGGCTCGGGACACTGGATTCTGGGTACTGGTCTCTGGACTATGGAAACTGAACTTTAGATTCTGGACTCTTCActctcagctcgacgatttgggacaatgtctgtgtgtgtgtgtgtgtgtctgtgtgtgtgtatgtaacgaacaaattctcattcgtgtttctcagcaatggctgaaccgatcttatccaaaccaattataaacgaaagaactaaaaaacagtatgaacgctattaatttgtttttgattccgatgtttagtttccaagatatgaatgtttgaatgcggtaaaatggcgttttttgcagtttttttaaattatctgtcgaaattgacaatatagattaacaatttatatgtttttagatagctttaacgaatacctttggaacaagctatagattcttgaaatcggactattatcaaaagagatattaaacattaaatgcggaagaaaatttttatcatttcccattgacagaaatatgaccaaaaacatgtaatctattattaacgccaaaacggcttattttaggtcaatagtatcttcggagaatataatggaggcaatatgccctttcttttggtattgtgcttttgctgattaatcaccctatgagtgagatattttcacaaattttcttggaagtgattatatcgaaatgatgccttcagcaaatttgtagctcttacttttgcgaataactttactgaagacttcaaatatctattttgaatactttaaaagttatggcttgttgtttgtggattactctttgtcgcctatttattgatcaatatagtaataatccattgaaataagtcaaacattatttcgataaaaccaattttgtatttcatttttgtatctacaaccgctagaaataatcaccgaacacttccaagttgtctggaaggaacttgataacttatcagtgcaaaaatgttcatttgtgcgaaccttctgactgcaatttttctaacttataaccatcggatcgatctgaaacatatcggaaaatgagaagcgaaataaataactccaagcaatggcgtagccaagagaaggttttggggtttaacaccatacaaccatcGCCCCCCTCCcaccacaaaaaaaaaaatattgaattgaagttgaaaatttattgatgcagactgatttaattcaatattacaataacaattatctgatccgtagtttGATGACCtgttattgtaaacatcatgaggacttttgataaattgtcggaatggggtcctcctgatatgtaactgatctattggtcttgatttcacagttatctaatagcatcaatatcaaattcctgcctgaaaacattccaatagaaaattccagagtactgtaatcaatcataatcctcagatttattttcaaattgagctagtttttgtagagatgtactgtaataagggtctttatttaataggaagcgaagttaaaattgatttaacgtctatgaaacatagaacagctcaccaagaaaaatgcataactttcaacatttgctaaaaatgtttttgcctttctcattcactctaaaattcatcaatctaatcccgacccggagggccgagtgtcatataccaatcgactgagttcgtcgagatctgaaaatgtctgtgtgtatgtgtgtatgtggaataaaatgtgacctctgtttctcagagatggctggaccgatttgcacaaagctagtctcaaatgaaaggtacaaccttcccatcggctgctattgaattttttattgattggacttccggttccggggttacgagttgaagagtgcaatcacgcagcaaattcccatataaactgaaatgaaaaattttcaaaatcaaatttttctttttgatgccaaatgactttaaaatgcatgaaacattgagatgtttgacaaaaattgactttattAGACttaggtacatttttgcctttctcatatagaaaggttatgcaatcactctaaaaatcttcaattataccggcccgaggggggtatgcagtgaggggttgccactttaaaattaaaactggtttaaaatttcttaacaagttgaaaaatttcggcaaaacctggacctcccggatctttcttcatgatctgccgctggtttcaagcgatgtttcagtttcacatagtatctcaagatcgtggctgtcgatccattgtatgtatgtgcaaatcgtactaaacatgtaatattcatttccaccattgtattgaacataaccagccatggaatcgtagtctggacaaatgagaaaagcacaattgcaccactaggtggattaaaacaggtttttattttgggaatgcgtcgagttgaaacgaaaacgtaatatgat encodes:
- the LOC131685180 gene encoding actin-binding protein IPP-like; protein product: MKNSLNKLSTPKMDQQPQEWKVSGNVKARLQHLLKTETWTDCHFLVGPESNCKLIGAHKLILCISSPVFQAMLRGELADNVETIHVPDVEPGIFELLLKYIYTDEVSAGSVDEAIKLYYAAEKYMLPIVTDHCLAYLQSAINPANVCRIYEFAKFYRHSNITYNCLNYIRLNTKQVIQHENFMEVDLNTIIEIFDQEKLAIDNELDLYRALSKYALEHDLCPSNDSAVVKTNNPGKEPEKPAEKGHVKKVSSNGECTTTADDDSRKPVNSAKIKLAEAVSIKSDQVVKPTVRDALRRIRFLTLTPQQLASEFAKLDLLMLKESFAILMNAHTVPDNGFPMPEGFSTSKAGRK